The proteins below are encoded in one region of Bremerella sp. P1:
- a CDS encoding sulfatase family protein, with amino-acid sequence MRLVITALFALTMVAGLCARVASAADQPNVVILLSDDQRWDDYSFLGHDAIKTPNIDKLASQSLVYERGYVPASLCRPSLASLITGLYPHQNGITGNDPAENKRTPAGRAVLVDRFQKNPRLAAILGQHGYISFQSGKWWEGNFSSGGFTEGMSHGDVTKGGRHGDVGLQIGRKTMKPVTDFIDKAVAEDKPFFLWYAPMMPHLPHDPPKRILDKYTQEGRPLEIAKYFAMCDWWDETCGQVLDHLDKKNIADNTVVIYLCDNGWIQEAEKGGGAVGGPRGKRSVYDGGTRTPIMIRYPGHVKPARNKTDLASSIDVVPTILDAVGVETDFNFPGISLLDHAKAAERKAIYGEIFAHDIPDYRKPELGLHYRWIIDGDYKLIVPSGMEEGEYGPEEVALFNVTKDPEEEQNLIADHPEIAAKLRKKLDAWWNPTLKP; translated from the coding sequence ATGCGTTTAGTGATTACCGCTCTATTTGCCTTGACGATGGTCGCCGGGCTTTGCGCTCGCGTGGCGAGCGCCGCCGACCAACCGAATGTGGTCATTTTGCTTTCCGATGACCAGCGCTGGGACGACTATTCGTTCCTGGGGCACGATGCGATCAAGACTCCGAATATCGACAAGTTGGCGAGCCAGTCGCTCGTCTACGAACGTGGTTACGTGCCGGCCTCGCTGTGTCGTCCCTCGTTGGCCAGTCTGATCACGGGGCTTTACCCTCATCAGAACGGCATCACGGGTAACGATCCGGCAGAGAACAAGCGGACTCCGGCAGGGCGGGCCGTTTTGGTCGATCGCTTCCAAAAGAATCCTCGCCTGGCCGCTATTCTCGGTCAGCACGGGTACATCAGTTTCCAGTCCGGCAAGTGGTGGGAAGGTAACTTCTCCAGCGGCGGTTTCACCGAAGGGATGTCTCACGGAGACGTTACCAAGGGGGGACGCCACGGCGACGTTGGACTTCAGATTGGTCGTAAGACGATGAAGCCGGTCACCGATTTCATCGATAAGGCTGTCGCCGAAGATAAGCCGTTCTTCCTGTGGTACGCCCCGATGATGCCTCACCTGCCGCACGATCCACCGAAGCGGATCCTCGACAAGTACACGCAGGAAGGTCGCCCGCTTGAGATCGCCAAGTACTTCGCCATGTGCGATTGGTGGGACGAAACTTGCGGCCAGGTGCTTGACCACCTCGACAAGAAGAACATTGCTGATAACACGGTGGTGATCTACTTGTGCGACAACGGTTGGATTCAAGAGGCCGAGAAGGGTGGCGGTGCCGTTGGTGGTCCACGCGGCAAGCGTTCCGTCTATGACGGCGGCACGCGAACTCCGATTATGATCCGATATCCAGGCCATGTGAAACCTGCTCGTAACAAGACCGATCTGGCCAGCAGCATCGACGTTGTGCCGACCATTCTGGATGCCGTCGGTGTCGAAACCGATTTCAACTTCCCGGGCATCAGCCTCTTGGATCACGCCAAGGCCGCTGAGCGAAAAGCGATCTACGGCGAGATCTTCGCCCACGACATTCCCGACTACCGCAAGCCGGAGCTGGGGTTACATTACCGCTGGATTATCGATGGCGACTACAAGCTGATCGTCCCCAGCGGCATGGAAGAGGGGGAATACGGACCCGAGGAAGTGGCATTGTTCAATGTCACCAAGGATCCGGAAGAGGAGCAAAACTTGATCGCCGATCATCCCGAGATCGCGGCTAAGCTCCGTAAGAAGCTCGATGCCTGGTGGAACCCAACGCTGAAACCATAA
- a CDS encoding ankyrin repeat domain-containing protein: MQYRCPLCQTNGVVPDKARGHEVLCLKCREHFFIPDQSLEDRIKLGLFTAARKNDGEVVIAFAESGADLDIQEEETGHTPLHIASYYGKLYAGRELIQHGASLEIRASKTVQTPLFYAARENNPKIVRWLLEKGAEPNCQDPDGTTPLHWAARKGYLEVAKALVAGGANHRAETHNGLRPLQFAVSYHQPELRDFLVSVERASKFMQNQRSKTNSKTGTLNKFLFGFGD, encoded by the coding sequence ATGCAATATCGCTGCCCTCTGTGTCAGACCAATGGAGTCGTTCCTGATAAAGCTCGCGGGCATGAAGTTTTATGCCTGAAGTGTCGCGAGCACTTCTTCATCCCTGACCAATCGTTGGAAGATCGCATCAAGCTGGGCCTCTTCACTGCCGCTCGAAAGAATGACGGTGAAGTAGTCATCGCGTTTGCGGAGAGTGGGGCCGACCTCGATATCCAGGAAGAGGAAACCGGGCACACACCGCTTCATATCGCCTCGTACTACGGCAAGCTGTACGCAGGCCGCGAACTGATTCAGCATGGTGCGTCGCTCGAGATCCGCGCCTCGAAAACCGTTCAAACACCGCTCTTCTATGCCGCTCGAGAGAACAACCCCAAGATCGTTCGCTGGCTACTTGAGAAAGGTGCCGAGCCCAACTGCCAAGATCCCGACGGCACGACACCGCTGCACTGGGCGGCCCGCAAAGGCTACCTGGAAGTGGCAAAGGCTCTCGTCGCAGGCGGGGCCAACCATCGCGCCGAAACCCATAATGGACTCAGGCCGCTTCAATTCGCCGTATCGTATCACCAGCCAGAGCTGCGGGACTTTCTGGTCTCGGTCGAACGCGCATCGAAGTTCATGCAAAATCAGCGAAGTAAGACCAACTCCAAGACCGGCACGCTTAATAAGTTCTTGTTTGGATTCGGCGATTAA
- a CDS encoding metal ABC transporter permease — MDAFYTLFVEPFQGNSYLLRAVVAGCLVAISAGVVGCLIILRRMAFLGDAISHSMLAGVTGGYLLMKVVYGHEAHFAGMILGALIAGFTTVLLVSFVSRVSRIKEDTAIGIMYTGIFALGGALASMFSHYIHLDLFHFVMGDVLAVDAERLWMMAGVTAVVLFVTILWYRQLLLTSFDPIMAASIGLPVLLIHMLMTTCTSLVVVSAVQIVGVILVVGLLITPAATAYLLTNRLSHMMALSALFGISSVVCGVYLSVWLNVATSPPIVLFSTFQFMVVLVFSPRFGLLSTWIRKRAAIPHTLAEDILGCMRRNEGLETSLATIIANVPTDGQRLRRTLDGMVTRGLIQPMENDAYQLTEAGELEARRLMRAHRIWEAYLARLGMPEEEIHDRAHLLEHVNDEAAVDYLDDRLGHPITDPHGQEIPEDFLHLVPGHEVPASLLREGHVAEVMHVEPEGSFDLTAGDRLITGPRTDNEQTWTFQVNDGQRQLDLDHHQADSITVRLLDTSQAQN; from the coding sequence ATGGACGCTTTCTATACCCTGTTCGTCGAACCGTTCCAAGGCAACAGCTACCTGCTGCGAGCCGTGGTTGCGGGCTGCCTGGTGGCCATCTCCGCTGGCGTGGTGGGTTGCTTGATCATCTTGCGGCGCATGGCCTTTCTGGGCGATGCCATTTCGCACTCGATGCTGGCTGGTGTGACCGGTGGTTACCTTTTGATGAAAGTCGTCTATGGTCACGAGGCCCACTTCGCCGGGATGATTCTGGGCGCGCTGATCGCAGGCTTCACGACCGTCCTGTTGGTGAGCTTTGTCTCGCGCGTGTCGCGAATCAAAGAAGATACGGCGATCGGAATCATGTACACCGGCATCTTCGCGTTGGGTGGTGCGCTGGCGAGCATGTTTTCGCATTACATTCATTTGGACCTCTTTCATTTCGTGATGGGAGACGTCCTGGCAGTCGATGCCGAACGTTTGTGGATGATGGCCGGTGTTACGGCTGTTGTGTTGTTCGTAACCATCCTTTGGTATCGCCAGTTACTGCTCACTTCGTTCGACCCGATCATGGCCGCTTCGATCGGCCTGCCGGTGCTGTTGATCCACATGCTGATGACTACGTGTACGTCGCTGGTGGTGGTCAGTGCGGTGCAGATTGTGGGCGTGATTCTCGTGGTAGGTCTTTTGATTACCCCGGCCGCGACCGCCTATCTGCTGACCAATCGATTGAGCCATATGATGGCCCTCTCGGCCCTGTTTGGTATTTCGAGCGTCGTGTGTGGCGTTTACCTTTCGGTATGGTTGAATGTCGCGACGAGTCCACCGATCGTGCTGTTCAGTACATTTCAGTTCATGGTGGTCTTGGTGTTCTCGCCGCGCTTCGGGCTGCTTTCTACTTGGATACGCAAGCGGGCCGCGATCCCTCATACATTGGCGGAAGACATCCTCGGTTGTATGCGTCGTAACGAAGGCTTGGAGACATCGCTTGCGACGATCATCGCGAACGTGCCGACCGATGGCCAGCGTCTGCGTCGAACACTCGATGGCATGGTGACCCGCGGGCTCATTCAGCCCATGGAAAACGATGCGTATCAGCTCACCGAGGCAGGCGAGTTGGAAGCCCGACGCTTGATGCGTGCCCACCGGATCTGGGAAGCCTATCTGGCACGCCTGGGCATGCCGGAGGAAGAAATCCACGACCGTGCTCATCTGCTGGAGCACGTCAACGACGAAGCTGCCGTCGACTACCTGGACGATCGACTCGGCCACCCGATCACCGACCCGCACGGTCAGGAGATCCCGGAAGACTTTCTGCACCTTGTGCCCGGACACGAAGTGCCTGCGAGTCTCCTGCGCGAAGGGCATGTGGCGGAGGTTATGCATGTGGAGCCGGAAGGTAGTTTCGACCTGACGGCGGGCGATCGATTGATCACTGGTCCACGAACCGACAACGAGCAGACGTGGACGTTCCAAGTAAACGATGGCCAACGGCAACTGGATCTCGATCACCACCAGGCCGACTCCATCACCGTCCGGCTGTTAGATACGTCGCAAGCTCAGAACTAA
- a CDS encoding metal ABC transporter ATP-binding protein, translating into MITAEPSPESNDPSVPAIEVEHLTVSYGAVPALLDVSFAIPQGQLVGIIGPNGSGKSTLIKAILGFLRPDVGDVRIFGTPVERTRKLVAYVPQRGSVDWDFPVTVEEVAMMGRYGNIPWWQWGPSKADWEIVEEALSIVRMADLRKRQIGALSGGQQQRVFMARALAQGAQVVLLDEPFAGVDAATERAILSVLENAKKSGRTLVVVHHDLATAAEFFDALILLKQRLFAFGTPLQILQPELLSEVYDGNVRAFEHLRRVIEEKAK; encoded by the coding sequence ATGATCACGGCAGAACCTTCCCCGGAATCGAACGATCCCAGCGTACCGGCGATCGAAGTCGAACATTTAACGGTCAGCTACGGCGCCGTTCCGGCACTGCTGGACGTCTCGTTCGCGATTCCTCAAGGCCAACTGGTCGGCATCATCGGTCCGAACGGCTCAGGCAAGTCGACCTTGATCAAAGCGATCCTCGGTTTCTTACGTCCCGATGTGGGTGATGTACGCATCTTCGGTACGCCGGTCGAACGTACCCGCAAACTGGTCGCCTACGTGCCCCAGCGTGGCAGCGTCGACTGGGACTTCCCCGTGACGGTGGAGGAAGTCGCTATGATGGGCCGCTACGGTAATATCCCCTGGTGGCAATGGGGACCCTCGAAGGCCGACTGGGAGATCGTTGAGGAAGCCCTGTCGATCGTTCGCATGGCCGACCTCCGCAAACGCCAGATCGGAGCGCTTTCCGGCGGACAACAGCAACGCGTCTTCATGGCCCGTGCACTTGCGCAAGGAGCCCAGGTCGTGCTGCTGGACGAGCCCTTCGCAGGCGTCGATGCAGCAACGGAACGTGCAATCTTGAGTGTGCTGGAGAACGCCAAGAAGTCAGGTCGAACACTGGTCGTCGTGCATCACGACCTGGCCACTGCGGCGGAGTTCTTCGACGCTTTGATCCTGTTGAAACAACGCCTGTTTGCCTTCGGTACGCCGCTACAAATCTTGCAGCCGGAACTGTTGAGCGAGGTGTACGACGGCAACGTGCGAGCGTTTGAGCACCTGCGGCGGGTGATCGAGGAGAAAGCGAAGTAA
- a CDS encoding metal ABC transporter solute-binding protein, Zn/Mn family, translating into MTHACRLASALIVTLLLPLTLSAEETRPVIVCSTTQVADFARQVVGDRMEVKSVLAAGQDPHLYEKKPGDAQLVSGADLCLENGWHLEGNDWMRKLATQTGRPIVTCVEGCQPLQVPGVDEGMHDPHAWFSCTNAAIYVRNIRDAVVKLDPDHADEYRSRAALYLDQLRTLHSWIVREVNNIPVEQRVLVTSHDAFNYFCHAYGMKSATPVGWSTGKEIGAGISPQRRQETIDSIREHHVKAIFVETSVNPTMVREIAREAGVKIGGELYSDSMGAPDTAGETYIGMMRENVLTIVQSLK; encoded by the coding sequence ATGACGCACGCCTGTCGACTGGCTTCGGCCCTGATTGTGACGCTACTGCTTCCACTAACGCTTTCCGCAGAGGAAACGCGGCCGGTGATCGTCTGCTCGACGACCCAAGTGGCCGACTTTGCTCGGCAGGTGGTCGGCGATCGGATGGAAGTCAAAAGCGTGTTGGCAGCCGGCCAGGATCCTCACCTGTATGAGAAAAAGCCTGGCGATGCCCAACTGGTGTCGGGCGCCGATTTATGCCTGGAAAACGGCTGGCATCTCGAAGGCAACGACTGGATGCGGAAGCTTGCCACCCAGACAGGCCGCCCGATTGTGACGTGCGTGGAGGGTTGTCAGCCGCTGCAAGTCCCAGGTGTCGACGAGGGAATGCACGATCCTCACGCATGGTTCTCGTGCACCAACGCGGCCATTTACGTTCGCAACATTCGCGATGCAGTGGTCAAACTTGACCCAGACCACGCCGACGAATATCGCAGTCGCGCGGCCCTTTACCTGGATCAACTTAGAACGCTGCACAGCTGGATCGTGCGCGAAGTTAACAACATTCCGGTCGAGCAGCGTGTTCTGGTGACCAGCCACGACGCGTTCAATTACTTCTGCCATGCCTATGGAATGAAGTCCGCTACGCCGGTCGGTTGGTCGACGGGAAAGGAAATCGGTGCCGGGATCAGTCCCCAACGGCGTCAGGAAACGATCGACTCGATTCGCGAGCATCACGTGAAAGCCATTTTTGTCGAAACGTCGGTTAACCCTACAATGGTTCGAGAGATTGCCCGCGAGGCGGGCGTGAAAATCGGCGGCGAACTTTATTCCGACTCGATGGGAGCCCCGGACACCGCCGGAGAAACATACATCGGCATGATGCGAGAGAATGTCCTCACGATCGTTCAGTCGTTGAAATAG
- a CDS encoding outer membrane protein assembly factor BamB family protein, which yields MKSSFFALFLLAFLLTGVFASTAAATEASPEDWANWRGPDYNGTSPSAKPPVKWSEEENIRWKVPISGKGSSSPIIWGDKLFVLTAVPVETEEAETESDEGEAAEPEAPQPREESADRPRRGPGNFPGGPRGPGGRGPGGPRGRGGFGRGAAPTTPMDFTVVCLDKSTGEKIWSTVAIQAVPHESGHNTNTFASSSAVTNGEILVAFFGSRGIYCLSMDGKLLWKRDLGQQQTRNAFGEGSTPALYKNTIIIPWDHEGDSFVLALNATTGEDLWKVDRDEATSWATPVVTEHNGTAQVILNGSTRVRSYDVTSGKLIWECGGQATNPIATPIIYDGKAICMTGYRGYAVYAIDLNAKGDVTDNEDYIAWSRSDVGPYIASATLLNDRLYVTKSRDGVLYCLDASTGETIFGPERLPEASTLYSSLVAADGKVYVSDRDGTTVVLEDGPEFKVLAVNQLAEGIDASIALSGNQLFLRSEGHLYCIQQADGK from the coding sequence ATGAAATCTTCGTTCTTCGCGCTATTCTTGCTCGCCTTTCTTCTCACCGGTGTCTTCGCAAGTACGGCCGCGGCCACCGAAGCGTCGCCTGAAGATTGGGCCAACTGGCGAGGCCCTGACTACAACGGCACCTCACCCAGTGCCAAGCCTCCGGTGAAATGGAGCGAGGAAGAGAACATCCGCTGGAAGGTTCCGATCTCGGGGAAGGGGAGTTCCTCGCCAATTATCTGGGGAGACAAACTCTTCGTGCTGACGGCGGTGCCGGTGGAAACAGAGGAAGCCGAGACGGAGAGCGACGAGGGAGAAGCAGCCGAGCCGGAAGCCCCGCAGCCACGTGAAGAGTCGGCCGATCGTCCTCGCCGTGGTCCTGGCAACTTCCCGGGAGGGCCTCGTGGTCCCGGCGGTCGTGGCCCTGGTGGCCCGCGAGGGCGTGGCGGATTCGGTCGCGGTGCGGCCCCGACCACGCCGATGGACTTCACCGTCGTCTGCCTTGATAAGTCGACCGGCGAGAAGATCTGGTCGACGGTCGCCATCCAAGCGGTTCCCCACGAATCGGGTCACAATACGAACACGTTCGCTTCTTCTTCCGCCGTGACCAATGGCGAGATCCTGGTCGCCTTTTTCGGTTCGCGCGGTATTTACTGCCTTTCGATGGACGGAAAACTACTCTGGAAACGCGATCTTGGCCAACAGCAGACGCGTAACGCTTTCGGCGAAGGAAGCACGCCGGCCCTGTATAAGAACACGATCATCATTCCCTGGGACCATGAAGGGGACTCTTTCGTATTAGCCCTGAATGCAACCACCGGCGAAGACCTTTGGAAAGTCGACCGAGACGAAGCCACTAGTTGGGCCACGCCTGTGGTGACCGAGCACAACGGCACGGCGCAGGTGATTCTCAATGGTTCTACCCGCGTCCGGAGCTACGACGTCACCTCGGGCAAACTGATCTGGGAATGCGGTGGGCAGGCCACCAACCCAATCGCGACCCCGATCATCTACGACGGCAAAGCGATCTGCATGACCGGCTATCGAGGTTACGCGGTCTACGCGATCGACCTGAATGCGAAAGGGGACGTGACGGACAACGAAGACTACATTGCCTGGAGCCGGTCGGACGTTGGACCGTATATCGCCTCCGCGACGCTCCTGAACGATCGTCTTTACGTGACCAAGTCGCGTGATGGCGTGCTCTACTGTCTCGATGCCAGCACTGGCGAAACCATTTTCGGCCCAGAACGCCTGCCGGAAGCCTCGACGCTGTATTCCTCGCTAGTCGCAGCCGATGGCAAGGTCTATGTTTCGGACCGAGATGGGACCACGGTCGTACTGGAAGATGGCCCGGAATTTAAAGTCCTGGCAGTCAATCAGTTAGCAGAAGGGATCGATGCATCCATCGCTTTGAGTGGGAATCAACTGTTCCTCCGCAGCGAAGGGCACCTCTACTGCATCCAGCAAGCGGACGGCAAATAA
- a CDS encoding glycosyltransferase family 2 protein, with translation MPQEANSGPNIWIVVPAYNEAARIGRTVQGLIHHFRNVVVVDDGSRDATFDSLKHLPVWALRHPINLGQGAALQTGIDFAVGHGADVVVTFDADGQHDVHDIQRLVEPVVSQRAEVALGSRFLGNDAVNMPTSRWVILKLGVLFTRVCSRINVTDTHNGLRALSRAAATKIRIRQNRMAHASEILDQIQYLGLKYEEVPVTVHYSDAVLEKGQQNSAAVKVAAQFLLGRMVR, from the coding sequence ATGCCGCAAGAGGCAAACTCAGGTCCCAACATTTGGATTGTCGTGCCTGCCTATAACGAGGCAGCACGGATTGGACGTACGGTTCAAGGGTTGATCCACCACTTTCGCAATGTGGTCGTCGTCGACGACGGATCTCGAGACGCCACGTTCGACAGCCTGAAACACCTTCCGGTTTGGGCGCTGCGTCATCCCATCAACCTGGGGCAGGGAGCAGCATTGCAAACGGGCATCGACTTTGCGGTTGGTCACGGCGCGGATGTTGTCGTGACCTTCGACGCCGATGGTCAGCACGACGTCCATGACATTCAGCGGCTCGTCGAACCCGTTGTGTCCCAGCGTGCCGAAGTTGCCCTCGGTTCCCGCTTCCTGGGTAACGATGCGGTCAACATGCCGACCAGTCGCTGGGTGATCCTCAAGCTGGGCGTTCTCTTCACGCGTGTTTGCTCGCGCATCAACGTGACCGACACCCACAATGGCCTGCGGGCACTCTCTCGCGCGGCCGCAACAAAGATCCGTATTCGCCAGAACCGCATGGCGCACGCTTCGGAGATTTTGGATCAGATCCAGTATCTTGGTCTGAAGTATGAAGAGGTCCCCGTCACGGTGCACTATAGCGATGCGGTCTTAGAAAAAGGCCAGCAGAATTCAGCTGCCGTCAAAGTAGCGGCTCAATTCCTGCTGGGAAGGATGGTGCGATGA
- a CDS encoding DUF2304 domain-containing protein, producing MNLFQWVALTFIGCSLLVEVVRAIRQKRTSWAKSFRISIWLAAAISVLNPGLVTRMAHSIGIGRGADVLIYVVTLTFIATTFYFYSRYLRLQRQITDLTRYLAIHEAKHPETSSADVITES from the coding sequence ATGAACCTGTTTCAATGGGTTGCTTTAACCTTCATTGGCTGTTCGCTTCTGGTGGAAGTCGTTCGAGCCATTCGTCAGAAACGAACGAGCTGGGCGAAGTCGTTCCGCATTTCCATTTGGTTAGCCGCCGCGATCAGTGTGTTGAACCCAGGCCTTGTCACGCGTATGGCTCACTCGATCGGCATCGGTCGTGGAGCGGATGTTCTCATTTACGTGGTGACGTTGACCTTCATTGCCACCACCTTTTACTTCTATTCGCGCTACCTCCGACTTCAGCGTCAGATCACCGACCTGACACGGTACCTGGCCATTCATGAAGCAAAGCACCCCGAGACATCGTCGGCCGATGTGATCACTGAGAGTTGA